Sequence from the Parvicella tangerina genome:
TATTGAGTTCTTTTTGAGCTTCCTTATATTCTGGCATCTGATTAAGGATGTATTCCACATCTATAAAAGCGTATTTCTGTGCAGATGTATAAGGTATACTTCCGATAATTAGCAGAGCTGCAATCAATAATTTTTTCATTTAGTGTGATTTATGAGGGTTCAAAAATACAATTAAAATACACGCACGTTTAGAGTTCTCCAAGATTCATACCAATTGTGAAATGGAACTGACCATGATAGCCTTTGTTGAGGATGTCATAGTTGTGTCCTGGGGCTGCCCCGTGATTGGAATCTACAGGGTCGAAACCAAATCCATAGTCGAGTCCCATCAAACCAAACATAGGTAGGTAGATTCTAACACCAAGTCCAGCGGATCGTTTCACTTTTAAAGGATTAAAGTCTTTGTAGTTCTGCCATGAATTTCCGGCCTCTGCAAAACCAAGGACATAAATAGTAGCTGAAGGATTTAAAGAAAGCGGGTACCTCATTTCTAAAGTATACTTAGCAATTAAAGGGTCTCCGTTTTGATCTGAAATAATCTGGTCATCATATCCTCTTAAGGCAATGATTTCTCTACCGCCAATGTTGTAACCAGTTAGACCGCTTCCTCCCATATAAAACCTTTCGAATGGAATAACGCCTTTTGATTTGTTCCATGGATTGAGCAATCCAACACCAAAGCGCGCATTCGCTACTAATTTTTTGTCTTTGGTCAGCGGTGCAAACCATGATGTTGTAAATTTTATCTTGTTGTATTCAAGCCATTTGAAACGTTTTTCGTCACTTAAGCCATCATAATTATCAACGCCATCAAACCAGCTATAGGGAGCTGAGGTTTTGAAGGAGAATGACACTTTAGCACCTGTTCTTGGATAAAGCGGTTGGTCAATTGAGTTTCTTGAGATATTGAAATAGTAACTCAGGTTATTGGCAACACCATCAGAAAAAGATAGTACAGAGCCATAGTTGTTCACATTATACTTCTCAAACGAAAGTTGATGATAAACCTGAAAATAATCATCAGGCCACTTGAGTCGTTTACCTAAACCTACGGATACACCTGATATTTTAAGGTATTGACGATCTTCGGTTCTGATCGCTTTTCCATCAGCATCTCTTAATATGTTACCATTTCCATCTCTTTGAAAGATCGGCTGCGAGGACTGAACAGAGTGGAAAGCGGTGAAGCTAAAGGCTTGTGGTTTCTTACCTCCCAACCAAGGTTCTGTAAATGATAAATTATATGACTGGAACCAATAACCGTTAGATTGCGCTCTGATACTCAGTTTTTGTCCATCACCAGCAGGAAGCGGATTCCAGGGGCCTTTAAATAACCTGCGCAGTGCAAAGTTGTTAAATGATACGCCAAGCGTTCCTACAATTCTTCCAGCTCCAAAACCACCCGATAGCTCAATTTGGTCGCTAGGACTTTCCTCTACTACATATTCAATATCAACGGTTCCATCCTCAGGATTAGGAATTGGATTAACACCAAGCGTTTCTGGGTTAAAATATCCTTTCTGGGATAATTCTCGCTGACTTCTTATAACAGCATCTCTGGAGAAAAGGTCTCCTGGTTGCGTGTAAAGGTCTCGGATTATTACGTGATCAGATGTTTTTGTGTTACCGGATACGCTTATCGTTCTAATACGAGCTTGTTTTCCCTCATAGATCTGAAATTCCAGATCAACCGAATCATTCGACACTTGTTTTTCGACTGGGTTTATTTGAAAGAATAAATAACCATTATCCATGTATAGTGAACTCACATCACTTCCGCTTGGATTCATGTAAAGTCTGGTATCAAGCACAGATTGATTGTACTCATCTCCTGGTTTAATCCCTAATACCGTATCTAACTGACCGTCTCTATATTTAGTGTTACCCACCCAGTTGATGCTTCGGATGTAATACTTATTTCCTTCGTTGATCTTGATGTCAATATTGATGGTTTTCTCGTCAAAGTCATAAACGGTATCCGAAACGATCTCCGCATCCCGATAGGACATGTCTACGTATTTGGCTATGATCTTTTTCTTGTCTTTTTCATAGTTTGACGTGATGAATTTAGATCGCCAGAACAACTTCCACCAATGCTTTTCTTTCGTGTCTTTCATCTGGCGTTTGATCTGTCCGTCACTTAAAGCCTCGTTTCCTTCAATGTTAATCGCATTGATCTTGTAGCGTTCACCTTTATCAAGTTTGACCATGATGTCATAACCGCCAACTAATGTGTCTGCTTTTAACCAGCTATGTGCTTTTGCTTTGAAGTATCCTTTTTCAATAAAATAACCTCGAACCACTTTATTCACTTGTTTCAAGTTGTCTTGAGTAATTCTTTGATTGTCATAAAAACCTAGAGCCTCTTGAATGTCATCTAGCTCATTCTTAGAAACGTTCGGTTTGAACTTGAATTTTCCTGACCATCGTTCAAGCTCTTCAACTTTGATGATAAGTACAATACTCGTCCCCTTTATCGTTTCTGAAAGAATCTGCACATCAGAAAAGCGATCTTGTTCCCAGAGTTTGTTAATTGCTGAAGCGATCTGTTGGCCAGGAACTGTAATCTCCTGACCTACTTTTAACCCCGAAACTGCGATCACCACATTGTGATCAATGTTATGACTACTTTCTACCTTAATGTCATGAATCTTATACTTTTTGGGGGACATGTAACTAAAGTCGCCAAAGTTTTGAGCCATGCCAATAGTTGAGAGCATAAAAGCAAATATGATTATTAGGAATTTAGTCATCTGATAGTAATTGTGCGCTGGTTTTTCCAAACCTTCTTTCTCGCTTTTGATAGTTGTAAATTGCTTCAAAAAAATTTTCTTTTTTAAAATCGGGCCAAAGTGTTTCTGTAAAATATAACTCAGAATAGGCAAGTTGCCAAAGCAGGAAGTTGCTGATTCTCCTTTCTCCACTCGTCCTGATCAATAATTCCGGTTCTGGAAAATTAACCGTATTTAAATAGTTGTCTATGGTCTCAGTATCAATGTCATCGCTATTCAGGTCTCCATTTTGGACATCCTCAACAATGTTTTTGATCGCTCTGGTTATTTCCCATCGAGAACTATAGCTCAGCGCCAAAATGAGGTTGACACGTGTATTGTTCTTGGTTTCTTCAATGCTCTCTTCGAGAGCTTCTTTACAACCTGGAGGCAAGCTATCTAAGTCACCAATAACATGCAGCCTTACGTCATTTTCATTGAGGGAATCAACTTCCATTGTGATGGTTTTAACGAGTAGATCCATAAGTGCATCCACTTCTTCTTTTGGTCGATTCCAGTTTTCTGTGCTGAAAGCATATAGTGTAAGGTATTTTACTCCAATTTCTCCAGCGGCAGTAAGTGCTTCTCTAACTGATTCTACTCCTTTGGTATGACCGAATACACGATGTTCTCCTTTCTTCTCTGCCCATCTTCCGTTTCCATCCATTATGATGGCAACATGCTCTGGTATTTTGTTGGTATTTAGCTGGTCTTTAAATGACATAAGTCTTCTTCCCTGACAAGGTTGCGAATTTCTGAAAAATAACGGGATTCTTAAAGGAATATTGGGGTATAAAAATTAAAAAATGTTAATGTTGTTAACAATTCTACTTTCTTCTCGGACAAGTAGAGTATTCTATTACTCTAAAACTTAGTGTTAAGCCAGCAAAAACATACCAATCTTTCGTGTTTGGATTACCTCTGGAGACACTTTGTCCATTGACGTTAGCAAAACTACCTTCACCGTTTAGGCTCTGGTCAGAAAGCTGTGCGGATAAAGCGCCATTTGTTTCTGCGAGTATAGCAGGGTTTACATAGTTGCCGCTTACGTCATCCAAAAAATCTGTAAACGTCTTTCGAATGCCATATTCAAAACCAATTGCCCACCGTTCTGTCATGTTGAACTTCATTCCCAAACCAACTGGAATTGAGATCTGATTAAGCTTATACGCCTTTCGATCTGAGAATTCAGTGCCTTGACCTTCTGTGCTCAACGACTGCAATTCAATCCAAGAATCGTTATACTGCGTCATGGGGTTCATTTTGAAATAGGTTGCCCCAAGAAATAGGTACGGAGTGAACGGTCTTCTGTCACTACCAATTTCATAGGGGAGAAAATGAATCTCTAACATCGGACCAATCTCAAGGATCCGAGATCTAAAACTAAGGTTTCTATTCAGACGTGCCGGGTCAGAGCTTTCAGCGTCAAAAGCTTCAACCGTTCCGAAACCGATCTGTAAACGATAACTCAGGCGATCGCTTCTGCCGATTTGGTCTCGATAGTAAAATGCTCCAGCAAATTTGGTGTTATTGAAGTGTTTGTAAGGATTGAGATCACCAATATAATAGCTTCCACCACCAAGCACTCCCACTTCAGGAACAGCCTGAGCCCGTGAATTAACCAACAGAAAAGATATGATAAATAGAACAAACCAGCGCATCGACTCCACAACGAAAAAAAATGAAAGATATTGTAAGCTTAGAACTTAGGAAGATTGAGTTTCCCTCTTAAGAACTTATAGTTTGCAGTAAGTAGAGTAAATACATAAGCATCTTTATTGGAAGGATCTCCTCTTTGCATTCCTGGAGCGGTAGGGTCATAAGTGTAAGTTCCATCAGTATAAGAAGGAACAAGGTCTAAACTAGGGTCAGCAAGGTATTGAGTGGTAGCATCACTACCAGATTGATCTACATAAACATCACTCACATCGTCCACATAATCAGATGTGGTATATCGTAATCCGATTTCCAAACCAATGCTAAATTGCTTAGTAATTGCATATTTAACTCCTGCACCCATTGGAAATACAGCCATAATTCTTTTATAATCCACACCTTCTGTTTTCAAAGGTTGTAAAGCTACCCAGTCACCGTTGTATTCAGCTTTAGGGTTGAACCAAGCACCTCCCACACCAGCAAACAGATATGGACTCCAATGATTAACACGTTTCCCAACAACACCATTCGTACGGTAGAGGTGTCCGAAATATTCTTTCAAAGGATAGAATTCCAACCTACCAGCAAGTTCAATGACAGGCGATCTAAAATGTAAATTTCTGTTCTGACGGAATTGTTCAGTTGTTAAGGCATCATCGCCATTTAATCTTCCGTAAGAAATGTCTGCTTTTAAAGCGAACATCGGGCTGAGATAAAAACGATACCCGATAGCAACTGTTGGTCTGGTTAGCTTAAATTCAAGGTCTTTAAAACCTTTGATCCCACTAGATCCAATATCGTTAGCTCCCCCTAATTCTCCGAGGAAATGGCTAGTCCCCAAACCAAAAGTTACTTCATGACGTAAATACTTCCAACTTTGAGAAAAGCTTGAAAAGGCTAGGAATAAGACTGGTAATAGTAGCAGTTTCTTCATTGATACATTAGGGTTTCAGTACAAATCTAATATTCTATTTTAAAAAATCAAGTCGTTTAACGGTTAATTATTTAAAAAGATACATTTCTTATTTAAAATTTTAATTACGCTTGTCTTGTCCCCAGAGTAATTTGTTTCGAATTGTTTTGAAAAAGTTCTGATCATCAAACTGAACCAGGTTAATGTGAAAGTCTGATTTGTACATTTTCAAGCGGTATTTACTTGCTATTGATTTTGAGCGACTATCCATGGTAACCAGGAATTCTTCGTCACGCCCTTCAACTTCTACTGTAATAACAGCTTCATCCGGAATAATAATTGGACGGGCAGTCAGGTTGTGTGGTGCAATAGGGTTGACAATGAAGCTATTGCTGGAGGGGTGGAGAATAGGTCCTCCACAACTGAGCGAATAAGCCGTTGAACCCGTTGGAGTAGAAATGATTAATCCGTCAGCCCAATAACTATTTAGGAACTCTCCATCAACGTACGTATGCAAGGTGATCATCGAAGAGGAGTCTTTCTTGTGAATGGTGATTTCGTTGAGCGCAAAATTGTAATTTCCAAAGAGATTATCTTCCGTATCCAAAGACAGCAGCGAACGGTGTTGCAGATTATACTCGCCAGCAGCAAGTAATTCCAATACTTTCTCCACATCCTCTTTGGAATTATTGGCAAGAAACCCCAGTCTGCCCGTATTAATACCAACAATGGGAACTTCGCTATCTCCAATGGATGAAATGGTGTCGAGAATCGTTCCGTCTCCTCCAATAGAGATCAAAAAGTCAATGGGAAGATCAATGTCCTTAGGCTTTTCATAGGTAGGTCGATTAAAATCTGGAATAGCTCGGGTGCTTAAAAAACTAGCAAATCGATCATAGGTGATTGACTCAACCCCCATTTGATCTAGTTTTCTGTAGAGTGTGCGAATGTGTTCATCCGCTTCTTCTCCGAACTTTTTTCCGTAAACGACAACTTTCATACATTAATCAGGTTTGAATCACGCCAACATTGTAAGGCTTTTCTGCAGGAGCTTGATTGGCTGCTTCAATTCCCATGGAAATCCATTTTCGTGTATCCAAGGGGTCTATAATTGCATCTACCCATAATCTTGAAGCTGCGTAATATGGCGTGGTTTGATAATCGTACCTATCCTTGATCTTATTAAAAAGTTCTTCTTCTCGTTCTTTGGTAATTTCTTCTCCTCTCGCTTTCATGCTGGCTACCTCTATTTGAAGTAAAACTTTAGCAGCCTGAGCTCCCCCCATAACGGCAACCTGAGCAGAGGGCCATCCAACGATCAGTCTTGGGTCGTAGGCTTTTCCACACATCGCATAATTTCCAGCTCCGTAAGAGTTTCCTAAAATAACGGTGAACTTGGGCACAACAGAGTTAGACATTGCATTCACTAGTTTAGCCCCGTCTTTAATGATACCTCCATGCTCTGATCGAGATCCTACCATAAAACCAGTCACATCCTGAAGGAAAACAAGAGGAATATTTTTTTGATTACAGTTCATGATAAATCGAGCTGCTTTATCTGCACTGTCGCTGTAGATTACACCTCCAAACTGCATTTCACCTTTCTTACTTTTGATGATCTCACGATTGTTAGCAACAATTCCAACAGACCATCCATCAATTCTTGCGTAACCAGTTAAAATGGTTTTACCATATCCTTTTTTGTACTCCGTAAAATCGGAGTCATCCACCAAACGCTTAATTATATCGATTGTCTTGTAAGGAGTCACTCTATCTTGTGGCAAGATCCCATAAATTTCTTTTTCGTCTTCTTTCGGAGCTTTTGATTTCTTTCTGTCGAAACCTGCATTTTCAGTTGCACCGATCTTATCCATAATCGCTTTGATGGTCGTTAAGCAGTCTTTGTCATCTTTTGAGCTATAATCGCAAACACCACTAATTTCGGTGTGGGTTGTTGCGCCTCCCAATGTCTCATTGTCGATCACCTCACCAATAGCGGCTTTCACAAGGTAAGAACCTGCCAGAAAGATACTTCCAGTTTTATCAACGATCAAACTCTCATCACTCATAATCGGAAGGTAAGCTCCACCTGCAACACAAGATCCCATCACGGCCGCAATTTGGGTAATTCCCATTGAACTCATCACTGCGTTATTTCTAAAAATTCTTCCAAAGTGCTCCTTGTCAGGAAAGATTTCGTCTTGCATGGGTAAGAACACACCAGCACTGTCAACCAAATAAATGATAGGCAACTTATTCTCTATAGCAATTTCTTGAGCGCGAAGGTTCTTCTTTCCAGTAATAGGGAACCATGCGCCTGCTTTAACCGTAGCGTCATTCGCTACCACAATACATTGTTTTCCTGAAACATAACCTATTTTGATGACTACACCACCAGAAGGACATCCTCCGTACTCTTCGTACATGCCTTCACCAGCAAAGGCTCCAATTTCAATGCTTTCGGAGTTTTTGTCTAATAAAAAATCAATTCTTTCTCTGGCTGTTAGCTTTCCCTTGGAATGGTGCTTGTCTATCTTCTTTTGACCTCCACCCAGGTAAACTTTTTCTAACTTTTGGTTCAGTTCAGCTGCTTTGAGCTTATTCACATCTTCATTTTTATTAAACTTGATATCCTCTGCCATGTTATTTTATTTTACTGTTGCGAATATAGTATAAAGTTGGCGAAATGGGAGTGCATCCTTTGTTTTGATGTGATTAAAATTGTTTGTTTACCGTTCCAATTAAATCCAGTTTATATTTGTAGCTCAAACAGCATGGTATGAAAATAGGAATTGTACTTTATCCTACTTTTGGGGGGAGTGGAGTAGTAGCAACTGAATTGGGCAAAGCACTGGCAAAGAAGGGACATGAGATTCATTTTATCACGTACAGCTTACCGGTAAGGTTAGATCGGTTGAGAGAGAATATCTACTTCCACGAAGTATCGGTTAGCGACTATCCGTTGTTTGAACACACGCCTTATGAGCAAGTGCTTACGAGTAAGTTGGTGGATGTGGTGAAGTATGAAAAACTCGATTTGTTACACTGTCATTATGCAATACCTCATGCATCTGTTGCCTACATGGCGCAGCAGATTCTTCAAACGCAGGGTATTGTCATTCCATTTATCACCACCCTCCATGGAACAGATATTACATTAGTGGGTAAAGACCCCTCTTTTGAACCAGTTATTACGTTTTCGATTAATCGATCCACAAAAGTGACTGCCGTTTCAGAAAGTTTGAGAAGAGATACGTTCAGGCATTTTGATATTACAAGAGAAATTGATGTGATTCCTAATTTTATTTGTTCTTTGGACTATCAGCTTGACAATGATGATAAATACAAGTGCAGGTATGCGCCCAACGGAGAACTATTGATTACGCATGTCTCCAACTTCCGTAAAGTGAAAAGGGTGGCTGATGTGCTTGCCGTTTTTAAAGGGTTGTTGGACAAAGGAGTAAAGGCAAGACTTATGTTGGTAGGAGATGGACCTGAGAGAAATAAACTTGAGCGCCAATGTAGAGAGTGGGGAGTATGTAGTGAGGTCGTTTTTCTCGGAAGTTTAAAATCTACTACGGAGGTGTTGACCATCTCAGATTTATTTATTTTGCCTTCAGAAACAGAGAGCTTTGGTCTGGCGGCTTTGGAGGCTTTGGCAAGCGGAGTCCCAGTAATAGCAAGTAATACTGGTGGAATTCCTGAAGTGGTAGAGCATGGGGTAAGTGGTTATTTATCGAATGTGGGAGATGTAGACGATATGATCGCCAACGCATCAAAAATTCTTGAATCTAAAGAGTCCTTGAAGAAGTTTAAATTGGCAGCGAAAAAGCAAGCCATGAAGTTCGATAAATCAGTAGTTCTTCCCTTATATGAGAGACTTTACGAGGAAGCTGTGGCAGAAGCTAGAGTGATTGGTTAAAGGTTCCATAATTGAATTGAGGTCATTCGTCACATTAAATTTAGGGTTTAACAGAAAAAAACTTACATTTGCCATGATGATTCCTTTGGGAGGCAACCTTAGACCTCTCAAATAGTTATTAATACAAACGTTAAAATTCAACGCCTATAAATTAGACATCTACTTAAAAATGTATTAACCCTAATCTGAAGGATTATGTATTTAGAACAAGTAGATGAAAAAATACTCGTTAAGGAGTATTTGAATGGAAATGAGGCTGCGTTTGAGAAACTCCTCCGAAAAAATCAAGGTAAAGTATTTGGTTACATCATGAAAATGGTTCGTGATGAAGATTTAGCTAACGATATCTTTCAGGATACCTTCGTAAAGGTGATACGCACCTTAAAGAAAGGAAAGTATAACGAAGAAGGTAAATTTTTGCCTTGGGTGATGCGAATAGCACACAACTTAATTATTGACCATTTCAGAAAGGATAAGAAAATGCCCATTGCAGGTCGTGGTAGTGGAAATGATGATGATGAGTTTGATATCTTCTCCATATTAAAAATGGAAGATGATAACGTGGAGGATGAAATGATCTATCAGCAAATTTTGGAGGATGTAAAAGGCTTAATCGATTTTTTGCCAGAAGATCAGCAAGAAATTGTTAAAATGAGAATCTTTATGGGGATGAGTTTTAAAGATATTGCAGATCGCACGGACGTTAGTATTAATACGGCCTTAGGAAGAATGCGATATGCCTTGATCAATCTGAGAAAAATGGTAAAAGAGAGAAATTTGAACCTCACGTTGGTTTAATTTTTTTTCACGGTAAGACAATATTGAGGTTCCTACCTCGTTTTGAAAAGGTAAATAATCACAAATTTGATTTTGCCTATGCCAAAACATTCTACTTTTTATTCAAAAAATCTTACTAAAAAAACAGCAGCCGAACCACTAGAAGGCGCGAAGCCTGAACGTTCGGTGATCCAATCGCTTTTAAACTACAGTAAGTCGTTAGAGTTCAAAAGATCGAACCACGTAAAACAAGTCGAACTAGTATTAAATTAAAACGGAAGTCCTGATTATGATCGGGACTTTTTGTTTAAAGCAATTCAGATCTATTGGCTTCCAAAGATGGCACAATTAACTATTAAAAGTAATAGGAGGCTACAAAGACAACTCCAAAAATAATTAGAAGGATGAGCAAGAACAGAATGATCTTGCTTTCAATGTTGGTATAATCCGGACGATATCTGAATCTGTTAAAAGGTTGAAAACTTTTGTCTTTGTCTATCTTATTTGCCATCTGCTTTAGCCTCTTTTTGACTTTCCTGCAAAGACTGATTCCAAATCT
This genomic interval carries:
- a CDS encoding isoprenyl transferase, with the protein product MSFKDQLNTNKIPEHVAIIMDGNGRWAEKKGEHRVFGHTKGVESVREALTAAGEIGVKYLTLYAFSTENWNRPKEEVDALMDLLVKTITMEVDSLNENDVRLHVIGDLDSLPPGCKEALEESIEETKNNTRVNLILALSYSSRWEITRAIKNIVEDVQNGDLNSDDIDTETIDNYLNTVNFPEPELLIRTSGERRISNFLLWQLAYSELYFTETLWPDFKKENFFEAIYNYQKRERRFGKTSAQLLSDD
- the bshA gene encoding N-acetyl-alpha-D-glucosaminyl L-malate synthase BshA, with the protein product MKIGIVLYPTFGGSGVVATELGKALAKKGHEIHFITYSLPVRLDRLRENIYFHEVSVSDYPLFEHTPYEQVLTSKLVDVVKYEKLDLLHCHYAIPHASVAYMAQQILQTQGIVIPFITTLHGTDITLVGKDPSFEPVITFSINRSTKVTAVSESLRRDTFRHFDITREIDVIPNFICSLDYQLDNDDKYKCRYAPNGELLITHVSNFRKVKRVADVLAVFKGLLDKGVKARLMLVGDGPERNKLERQCREWGVCSEVVFLGSLKSTTEVLTISDLFILPSETESFGLAALEALASGVPVIASNTGGIPEVVEHGVSGYLSNVGDVDDMIANASKILESKESLKKFKLAAKKQAMKFDKSVVLPLYERLYEEAVAEARVIG
- a CDS encoding DUF6089 family protein; translation: MKKLLLLPVLFLAFSSFSQSWKYLRHEVTFGLGTSHFLGELGGANDIGSSGIKGFKDLEFKLTRPTVAIGYRFYLSPMFALKADISYGRLNGDDALTTEQFRQNRNLHFRSPVIELAGRLEFYPLKEYFGHLYRTNGVVGKRVNHWSPYLFAGVGGAWFNPKAEYNGDWVALQPLKTEGVDYKRIMAVFPMGAGVKYAITKQFSIGLEIGLRYTTSDYVDDVSDVYVDQSGSDATTQYLADPSLDLVPSYTDGTYTYDPTAPGMQRGDPSNKDAYVFTLLTANYKFLRGKLNLPKF
- the bamA gene encoding outer membrane protein assembly factor BamA, whose translation is MKQFTTIKSEKEGLEKPAHNYYQMTKFLIIIFAFMLSTIGMAQNFGDFSYMSPKKYKIHDIKVESSHNIDHNVVIAVSGLKVGQEITVPGQQIASAINKLWEQDRFSDVQILSETIKGTSIVLIIKVEELERWSGKFKFKPNVSKNELDDIQEALGFYDNQRITQDNLKQVNKVVRGYFIEKGYFKAKAHSWLKADTLVGGYDIMVKLDKGERYKINAINIEGNEALSDGQIKRQMKDTKEKHWWKLFWRSKFITSNYEKDKKKIIAKYVDMSYRDAEIVSDTVYDFDEKTINIDIKINEGNKYYIRSINWVGNTKYRDGQLDTVLGIKPGDEYNQSVLDTRLYMNPSGSDVSSLYMDNGYLFFQINPVEKQVSNDSVDLEFQIYEGKQARIRTISVSGNTKTSDHVIIRDLYTQPGDLFSRDAVIRSQRELSQKGYFNPETLGVNPIPNPEDGTVDIEYVVEESPSDQIELSGGFGAGRIVGTLGVSFNNFALRRLFKGPWNPLPAGDGQKLSIRAQSNGYWFQSYNLSFTEPWLGGKKPQAFSFTAFHSVQSSQPIFQRDGNGNILRDADGKAIRTEDRQYLKISGVSVGLGKRLKWPDDYFQVYHQLSFEKYNVNNYGSVLSFSDGVANNLSYYFNISRNSIDQPLYPRTGAKVSFSFKTSAPYSWFDGVDNYDGLSDEKRFKWLEYNKIKFTTSWFAPLTKDKKLVANARFGVGLLNPWNKSKGVIPFERFYMGGSGLTGYNIGGREIIALRGYDDQIISDQNGDPLIAKYTLEMRYPLSLNPSATIYVLGFAEAGNSWQNYKDFNPLKVKRSAGLGVRIYLPMFGLMGLDYGFGFDPVDSNHGAAPGHNYDILNKGYHGQFHFTIGMNLGEL
- a CDS encoding acyl-CoA carboxylase subunit beta, giving the protein MAEDIKFNKNEDVNKLKAAELNQKLEKVYLGGGQKKIDKHHSKGKLTARERIDFLLDKNSESIEIGAFAGEGMYEEYGGCPSGGVVIKIGYVSGKQCIVVANDATVKAGAWFPITGKKNLRAQEIAIENKLPIIYLVDSAGVFLPMQDEIFPDKEHFGRIFRNNAVMSSMGITQIAAVMGSCVAGGAYLPIMSDESLIVDKTGSIFLAGSYLVKAAIGEVIDNETLGGATTHTEISGVCDYSSKDDKDCLTTIKAIMDKIGATENAGFDRKKSKAPKEDEKEIYGILPQDRVTPYKTIDIIKRLVDDSDFTEYKKGYGKTILTGYARIDGWSVGIVANNREIIKSKKGEMQFGGVIYSDSADKAARFIMNCNQKNIPLVFLQDVTGFMVGSRSEHGGIIKDGAKLVNAMSNSVVPKFTVILGNSYGAGNYAMCGKAYDPRLIVGWPSAQVAVMGGAQAAKVLLQIEVASMKARGEEITKEREEELFNKIKDRYDYQTTPYYAASRLWVDAIIDPLDTRKWISMGIEAANQAPAEKPYNVGVIQT
- the porG gene encoding type IX secretion system protein PorG; its protein translation is MRWFVLFIISFLLVNSRAQAVPEVGVLGGGSYYIGDLNPYKHFNNTKFAGAFYYRDQIGRSDRLSYRLQIGFGTVEAFDAESSDPARLNRNLSFRSRILEIGPMLEIHFLPYEIGSDRRPFTPYLFLGATYFKMNPMTQYNDSWIELQSLSTEGQGTEFSDRKAYKLNQISIPVGLGMKFNMTERWAIGFEYGIRKTFTDFLDDVSGNYVNPAILAETNGALSAQLSDQSLNGEGSFANVNGQSVSRGNPNTKDWYVFAGLTLSFRVIEYSTCPRRK
- a CDS encoding NAD kinase, whose product is MKVVVYGKKFGEEADEHIRTLYRKLDQMGVESITYDRFASFLSTRAIPDFNRPTYEKPKDIDLPIDFLISIGGDGTILDTISSIGDSEVPIVGINTGRLGFLANNSKEDVEKVLELLAAGEYNLQHRSLLSLDTEDNLFGNYNFALNEITIHKKDSSSMITLHTYVDGEFLNSYWADGLIISTPTGSTAYSLSCGGPILHPSSNSFIVNPIAPHNLTARPIIIPDEAVITVEVEGRDEEFLVTMDSRSKSIASKYRLKMYKSDFHINLVQFDDQNFFKTIRNKLLWGQDKRN
- a CDS encoding RNA polymerase sigma factor, with the protein product MYLEQVDEKILVKEYLNGNEAAFEKLLRKNQGKVFGYIMKMVRDEDLANDIFQDTFVKVIRTLKKGKYNEEGKFLPWVMRIAHNLIIDHFRKDKKMPIAGRGSGNDDDEFDIFSILKMEDDNVEDEMIYQQILEDVKGLIDFLPEDQQEIVKMRIFMGMSFKDIADRTDVSINTALGRMRYALINLRKMVKERNLNLTLV